A stretch of Physeter macrocephalus isolate SW-GA chromosome 1, ASM283717v5, whole genome shotgun sequence DNA encodes these proteins:
- the LOC102984218 gene encoding short transmembrane mitochondrial protein 1-like, which translates to MAQGAAVALQALLADTMLQFLLGFTLGNVVGMYLAQNYDILEEIKKDVDAKKKIPSS; encoded by the coding sequence ATGGCCCAAGGAGCTGCAGTCGCCCTTCAAGCCCTCCTTGCCGACACTATGCTCCAGTTCCTGCTTGGATTTACTCTTGGCAATGTGGTGGGAATGTATCTGGCTCAGAACTATGACATacttgaagaaattaaaaaggacgTGGACGCCAAAAAGAAAATCCCTAGTTCATGA
- the SENP5 gene encoding sentrin-specific protease 5 isoform X5, with amino-acid sequence MLEHSCLPLSFIFIVGKTLISCIQISLCIRKMKKQRKILWRKGIHLAFSEKWNTGFGGFKKFYFHQQLCILKAKLGRPVTWSRHLRHFQCRKKALQIQKTWIQDEPLFAKAKSNVAVQNLSTLSSKVKGKDTKHFISSSRTFLKLQAEKLLSSAKNSDHEYSGEKSLLKAATDIPANSVLSQASGHRPRTEPQASDPPMKFNGESQSPGESGTIVVTLSNHKRKRFCYGCYRGLEHHRSGGPLIPRKFQLNQHRRIKVSPHMMYEKLSMIRFRYRILRSQHFRTKSKVCKLKKAQRSWVQVTGDHQETLRENSEGGGCSLFPSPEPKDPSCRHQPYLPDMDSNAVVKGKNSHVPDGHTKGSPLLGKEFSLDEAFPDQQNGSATYIWDHSPCSSPKWECTELIHDIPLPEHHSNNMFISETEREAMALGQENRTSTVNDDRVKLSVSGADQSVSSVDGPVSEETVQNESSCQMDEDGSFKQNILSSKLLDHPYCKSPLEAPLTCSGLKLENQVGGGKNSQKASPVDDEQLSICLSGFLDEVMKKYGSLVPLSEKDVLGRLKDVFNEDFSNRKPFINREITNYRARHQKCNFRIFYNKHMLDMDDLATLDGQNWLNDQVINMYGELIMDAVPDKVHFFNSFFHRQLVTKGYNGVKRWTKKCIPQQKNDSDCGVFVLQYCKCLALEQPFQFSQEDMPRVRKRIYKELCECRLMD; translated from the exons ATGTTGGAGCACTCATGTCTTCCCTTATCCTTCATTTTCATTGTGGGGAAAACCTTGATCAG CTGCATTCAGATCTCATTAtgcatcagaaaaatgaaaaaacagaggaaaattcTATGGAGGAAAGGAATCCACTTAGCCTTTTCTGAGAAATGGAATACTGGGTTTGGAGGCTTTAAGAAGTTCTACTTTCACCAACAGTTGTGCATTCTGAAAGCCAAGTTGGGAAGGCCAGTTACTTGGAGCAGGCATTTAAGGCATTTCCAGTGCAGAAAGAAGGCCCTTCAAATCCAGAAAACGTGGATCCAGGATGAACCCCTTTTTGCTAAGGCAAAGTCCAATGTGGCTGTTCAGAATCTTAGTACTTTGTCCTCTAAAGTGAAAGGAAAGGACACTAAACACTTCATTTCCTCCTCAAGAACCTTCCTGAAACTCCAAGCAGAGAAGTTGCTATCATCAGCAAAGAACTCTGATCATGAATACTCTGGAGAGAAAAGTCTCTTGAAGGCAGCCACTGACATACCAGCAAATAGTGTTTTAAGTCAGGCCAGTGGTCACAGACCTAGGACGGAGCCACAAGCTTCTGATCCTCCTATGAAGTTCAATGGGGAGAGCCAGAGTCCAGGTGAGAGTGGCACAATTGTGGTCACCTTGAGCAACCATAAGAGAAAGCGCTTTTGTTATGGCTGCTACCGAGGGCTGGAGCACCACAGGAGTGGGGGACCCCTGATTCCAAGAAAGTTCCAACTTAATCAACATAGAAGAATAAAAGTATCTCCTCATATGATGTATGAGAAATTATCCATGATTAGATTTCGGTACAGGATTCTCAGATCCCAGCACTTCAGAACAAAAAGCAAAGTTTGCAAGCTAAAAAAAGCCCAGCGAAGCTGGGTGCAGGTCACTGGGGACCATCAAGAGACCCTTAGGGAGAACAGTGAGGGTGGCGGTTGCAGCTTATTCCCTTCCCCAGAACCTAAAGACCCTTCTTGTCGGCATCAACCATACCTTCCAGATATGGACAGCAATGCTGTGGTGAAGGGAAAGAACTCTCATGTGCCTGATGGCCACACTAAAGGAAGCCCTCTCTTGGGCAAGGAGTTTAGTTTAGATGAAGCATTCCCTGACCAACAGAATGGCAGTGCCACATACATCTGGGACCACTCACCCTGTTCCTCTCCTAAGTGGGAGTGTACAGAGCTGATTCATGACATCCCCTTACCAGAACATCATTCTAATAACATGTTTATCTCAGAAACCGAGAGAGAAGCTATGGCTCTGGGTCAGGAAAATCGGACAAGTACTGTCAATGATGACagagtaaaactgtcagtgtctGGGGCAGATCAATCTGTGAGTAGTGTAGATGGGCCTGTGTCCGAAGAGACTGTTCAGAATGAGAGCTCATGCCAGatggatgaggatggatctttCAAGCAGAACATTCTTAGTTCTAAGTTGCTGGACCACCCTTACTGTAAAAGTCCACTGGAGGCTCCTCTGACGTGCAGTGGACTCAAACTAGAAAATCAAGTGGGAGGTGGGAAGAACAGTCAAAAAGCCTCTCCAGTGGATGATGAACAGCTGTCAATCTGCCTTTCTG GATTCCTAGATGAGGTTATGAAGAAGTATGGCAGTTTGGTCCCACTCAGTGAAAAAGATGTCCTTGGAAGATTAAAAGATGTCTTTAACGAAGACTTTTCTAATAG aAAACCTTTTATCAATAGGGAGATAACAAACTATCGGGCCAGACATCAAAAATGCAACTTCCGCATCTTCTACAATAAGCACATGCTGGATATGGATGATCTGGCAACCCTGGATGGTCAGAATTGGCTGAATGACCAG GTCATTAATATGTACGGTGAGCTGATAATGGATGCAGTCCCAGACAAA GTTCACTTCTTCAACAGCTTTTTTCATAGACAGCTGGTAACCAAAGGATATAATGGAGTAAAAAGATGGACTAAAAAg